In Monodelphis domestica isolate mMonDom1 chromosome 3, mMonDom1.pri, whole genome shotgun sequence, the following proteins share a genomic window:
- the LOC103096762 gene encoding acireductone dioxygenase, which yields MVEAWYMDDSEEDQRRPHRLEPERPVSLAHLQQLGVFYWKLDADKYEDDPELEKIRKERKYCWMDIITICKDKLPNYEEKIKMFYEEHLHLDDEIRYILDGSGYFDVRDKEDKWIRIFMEKGDMITLPAGIYHRFTLDETNYVKAMRLFVGEPVWTAYNRPADHFEIRGQYLQFLAQKG from the coding sequence ATGGTGGAGGCCTGGTACATGGATGACTCTGAGGAGGATCAGAGGAGACCCCACAGATTAGAGCCGGAGCGTCCGGTTAGCCTGGCCCATCTGCAGCAGCTCGGCGTCTTTTACTGGAAACTGGATGCTGACAAGTATGAGGATGACCCAGAGCTAGAGAAGATccgaaaagaaagaaaatactgcTGGATGGACATCATAACCATTTGTAAAGACAAATTGCCAAATTATGAGGAAAAGATCAAGATGTTTTATGAAGAACATTTACACCTTGATGATGAGATTCGATATATCCTGGATGGAAGTGGCTACTTTGACGTAAGAGATAAAGAAGACAAGTGGATCCGAATCTTCATGGAGAAAGGGGACATGATAACCCTTCCAGCTGGGATTTATCATCGCTTCACCCTGGATGAAACAAACTACGTTAAGGCAATGAGACTGTTTGTTGGAGAACCGGTCTGGACAGCATACAATCGTCCGGCTGATCATTTTGAAATTCGAGGACAATATTTGCAGTTTCTGGCCCAAAAAGGATAG